From one Streptomyces sp. R41 genomic stretch:
- a CDS encoding ABC transporter substrate-binding protein — protein MSILSSRRARTAVVAVAAGALALAGCSSSDSGSGKNKSKDKEEAASQAAAVKMGTAADSTGPAEEVTGAKPGGTIQVYEEDDFSHLDPGQIYVSDAGLLSKLIFRGLTTYKEDAKGGLTVVGDLATDPGKMSDGGKTWTYTLKDGVKDETGHVIDSADIRHTFERLYDPFITDGPSYIQQWLSGAGTTYRKAYEGPFKGKHLPDTVLATPDDKTVVFHFKDAQPDLPQALAMAGYSVVPEKTDTKAKYDTKPVAVGPYKISEFKAGKSVKLVKNTNWDPKTDAMRHQYVDGFNIDINHDDEDQTKTILADRGDAKNAIMMTGQVATTQVQKVVSDAAAMKRTIQGYAPYVWQMNFNMDRIKDKKIRDAITYAMPSTAVYKADGGAYGGEVANSLMSPTTPGYQKDYDPFDRTKHPNGDIAKAKKLIEEAGAKGKKIVYAYANIPVRQQQAVLVENALTKIGLDVQKKEVDAATWYEQIGKVDNGFDIYMTGWGQDWSSASTVFPPLYDGTQIQDGASNYAHINDDHVNSEIKRILKITDTAEATKAWTALNQYISEKVNPASPIYYTKVFQIAGTNVGGLRYSTVTSYTDPTRVFLKS, from the coding sequence ATGAGCATCCTCAGTTCCCGCAGAGCGCGGACCGCCGTCGTCGCGGTCGCGGCCGGCGCCCTCGCGCTGGCCGGCTGCAGCAGCAGTGACAGCGGCAGCGGCAAGAACAAGAGCAAGGACAAGGAAGAGGCCGCGTCCCAGGCCGCGGCTGTGAAGATGGGCACCGCGGCCGACTCGACGGGACCTGCCGAAGAGGTCACGGGCGCCAAGCCCGGCGGCACGATCCAGGTGTACGAGGAGGACGACTTCTCGCACCTCGACCCGGGCCAGATCTACGTCAGCGACGCCGGTCTGCTCTCCAAGCTCATCTTCCGCGGCCTGACCACCTACAAGGAGGACGCCAAGGGCGGACTCACGGTCGTCGGCGACCTCGCCACCGACCCCGGCAAGATGTCGGACGGCGGCAAGACCTGGACGTACACGCTGAAGGACGGGGTCAAGGACGAGACCGGTCATGTGATCGACTCGGCCGACATCCGCCACACCTTCGAGCGGCTCTACGACCCGTTCATCACGGACGGCCCGTCGTACATCCAGCAGTGGCTGTCCGGTGCCGGCACCACCTACCGCAAGGCGTACGAGGGCCCGTTCAAGGGCAAGCACCTGCCGGACACGGTCCTCGCGACCCCGGACGACAAGACGGTCGTCTTCCACTTCAAGGACGCACAGCCCGACCTGCCGCAGGCGCTCGCCATGGCCGGCTACTCCGTCGTCCCCGAGAAGACGGACACGAAGGCCAAGTACGACACCAAGCCCGTCGCCGTCGGCCCGTACAAGATCTCGGAGTTCAAGGCCGGCAAGAGCGTGAAGCTGGTCAAGAACACCAACTGGGACCCGAAGACGGACGCGATGCGTCACCAGTACGTCGACGGCTTCAACATCGACATCAACCACGACGACGAGGACCAGACCAAGACGATCCTCGCCGACCGCGGTGACGCCAAGAACGCCATCATGATGACCGGCCAGGTCGCCACCACCCAGGTGCAGAAGGTGGTCTCCGACGCCGCGGCGATGAAGCGCACGATCCAGGGCTACGCCCCGTACGTGTGGCAGATGAACTTCAACATGGACCGCATCAAGGACAAGAAGATCCGCGACGCGATCACCTACGCCATGCCGTCCACCGCGGTCTACAAGGCAGACGGCGGCGCGTACGGCGGTGAGGTCGCCAACAGCCTGATGTCGCCCACCACTCCGGGCTACCAGAAGGACTACGACCCCTTCGACCGGACCAAGCACCCCAACGGTGACATCGCCAAGGCCAAGAAGCTGATCGAGGAAGCCGGCGCCAAGGGCAAGAAGATCGTCTACGCCTACGCCAACATCCCGGTCCGCCAGCAGCAGGCCGTCCTCGTCGAGAACGCCCTCACCAAGATCGGTCTCGACGTCCAGAAGAAGGAAGTCGACGCCGCCACCTGGTACGAGCAGATCGGCAAGGTCGACAACGGCTTCGACATCTACATGACCGGCTGGGGCCAGGACTGGTCCTCCGCCAGCACCGTCTTCCCGCCGCTGTACGACGGCACCCAGATCCAGGACGGCGCGTCGAACTACGCCCACATCAACGACGACCACGTGAACTCCGAGATCAAGCGGATCCTGAAGATCACGGACACGGCCGAGGCCACCAAGGCCTGGACCGCGCTCAACCAGTACATCAGCGAGAAGGTCAACCCGGCGTCGCCGATCTACTACACCAAGGTGTTCCAGATCGCCGGCACCAACGTCGGCGGCCTGCGCTACTCCACGGTGACGAGCTACACCGACCCGACCCGGGTCTTCCTCAAGAGCTGA
- a CDS encoding ABC transporter ATP-binding protein, protein MTSTDQQPFLSVRDLKVHFSTEDGVVKAVDGLTFDLAKGKTLGIVGESGSGKSVTNLTILGLHDRDRTAIDGEILLDGKELLTASERELEQLRGNKMSMIFQDALASLSPYHTIGKQIGETYRKHTGASKKEARERAIEMLKRVGIPQPDVRVDDYPHQFSGGMRQRAMIAMALVCDPELLIADEPTTALDVTVQAQIMDLLKDLQQEFGTAIIFITHDLGVIADIADDVLVMYGGRCVERGTKKEVLREPQHPYTWGLLGSMPSLDGPVDVPLNPIPGSPPSLLNPPTGCRFHPRCTFTEKIEGGLCSTEQPLLQVTDGRGAACHLTADQRREFFADYAATRSH, encoded by the coding sequence GTGACGAGCACCGATCAGCAGCCCTTCCTGTCCGTCAGGGATCTGAAGGTCCACTTCTCCACCGAAGACGGCGTCGTCAAGGCCGTCGACGGTCTCACCTTCGACCTGGCCAAGGGCAAGACGCTCGGCATCGTGGGCGAGTCGGGCTCGGGCAAGTCCGTCACGAACCTGACGATCCTGGGCCTGCACGACCGAGACCGCACCGCCATCGACGGCGAGATCCTGCTCGACGGCAAGGAGTTGCTGACCGCCTCCGAGCGGGAGCTCGAGCAGCTGCGCGGCAACAAGATGTCGATGATCTTCCAGGACGCGCTGGCCTCGCTGTCGCCGTACCACACCATCGGCAAGCAGATCGGTGAGACGTACCGCAAGCACACCGGTGCCTCCAAGAAGGAGGCCCGGGAGCGGGCGATCGAGATGCTCAAGCGCGTCGGCATCCCGCAGCCGGACGTCCGCGTGGACGACTACCCGCACCAGTTCTCCGGCGGTATGCGCCAGCGCGCGATGATCGCGATGGCGCTGGTCTGCGACCCCGAGCTGTTGATCGCCGACGAGCCGACGACGGCGCTCGACGTGACGGTGCAGGCCCAGATCATGGACCTCCTGAAGGACCTCCAGCAGGAGTTCGGCACGGCGATCATCTTCATCACCCACGACCTCGGTGTCATCGCCGACATCGCGGACGACGTGCTGGTGATGTACGGCGGCCGGTGCGTGGAGCGCGGCACCAAGAAGGAGGTGCTGCGCGAGCCGCAGCACCCGTACACCTGGGGCCTGCTGGGCTCGATGCCGAGCCTGGACGGTCCGGTCGACGTACCGCTGAACCCGATCCCCGGTTCGCCGCCGTCGCTGCTGAACCCGCCGACGGGCTGCCGCTTCCACCCGCGGTGCACCTTCACGGAGAAGATCGAGGGCGGCCTCTGCTCCACCGAGCAGCCGCTGCTGCAGGTCACGGACGGGCGCGGTGCCGCCTGTCACCTCACGGCGGACCAGCGCCGCGAGTTCTTCGCCGACTACGCCGCGACCCGGTCGCACTGA
- a CDS encoding ABC transporter ATP-binding protein: MADTIPGQRDANPAEPLMRVRDLKKYFPVKGGFPIKRTIGAVQAVDGVSFDVFPGEALGLVGESGCGKSTTGRLLTRLMEPTQGTISYRGKDISRSTRRQLSPIRSEIQMIFQDPYASLNPRQTVGTIISSPMEINGINPPGGREARVRELLETVGLNPEHYNRFPHEFSGGQRQRIGVARALALSPKLIVADEPVSALDVSIQAQVVNLLQEVQREMGIAFVFIAHDLAIVRHFSQRVAVMYLGKIVEIADRTSLYTGPRHPYTHALMSAVPDADIDAEKKERIRLEGDVPSPIAPPSGCRFRTRCWKAQDKCAQEEPPLIQLSGNAEGHLTACHFPEDPTIEARAEDIVLDPALAALESESEDD; this comes from the coding sequence GTGGCGGACACGATCCCCGGTCAGCGGGACGCGAACCCGGCCGAACCACTGATGCGGGTACGCGACCTGAAGAAGTACTTCCCGGTGAAGGGAGGCTTTCCGATCAAGCGCACGATCGGCGCGGTGCAGGCCGTGGACGGCGTCTCCTTCGACGTCTTCCCCGGTGAGGCCCTGGGCCTGGTCGGCGAGTCGGGCTGCGGCAAGTCCACGACGGGACGGCTGCTGACCCGACTCATGGAGCCCACGCAGGGCACGATCTCGTACCGCGGAAAGGACATCAGCCGCTCCACCCGGCGCCAGCTGTCCCCGATCCGCTCCGAGATCCAGATGATCTTCCAGGATCCCTACGCCTCCCTCAACCCCCGTCAGACGGTCGGCACGATCATCTCCTCGCCGATGGAGATCAACGGCATCAATCCGCCCGGCGGCCGCGAGGCCCGCGTACGCGAGCTGCTGGAGACCGTGGGTCTCAACCCCGAGCACTACAACCGCTTCCCGCACGAGTTCTCCGGCGGTCAGCGTCAACGCATCGGCGTGGCAAGGGCGCTGGCGCTCTCGCCCAAGCTGATCGTGGCGGACGAACCGGTCTCGGCGCTCGACGTCTCCATCCAGGCGCAGGTGGTGAACCTGCTCCAGGAAGTCCAGCGGGAGATGGGCATCGCGTTCGTCTTCATCGCGCACGACCTCGCCATCGTCCGCCACTTCTCGCAGCGCGTCGCGGTGATGTACCTCGGCAAGATCGTGGAGATCGCGGATCGTACGTCGCTGTACACCGGCCCGCGCCACCCCTACACCCACGCCCTCATGTCGGCCGTTCCCGACGCGGACATCGACGCCGAGAAGAAGGAACGCATCCGTCTGGAGGGCGACGTCCCTTCCCCGATCGCCCCGCCCTCCGGCTGCCGCTTCCGTACGCGCTGCTGGAAGGCGCAGGACAAGTGCGCGCAGGAGGAGCCCCCGCTGATCCAGCTGTCGGGCAACGCCGAGGGCCATTTGACGGCCTGCCACTTCCCTGAGGACCCGACGATCGAGGCCCGCGCGGAGGACATCGTGCTGGACCCGGCGCTGGCGGCGCTGGAGAGCGAGAGCGAGGACGACTAG
- a CDS encoding Uma2 family endonuclease, whose amino-acid sequence MDYATMRAIAEELTAYAEHLEGSWEVEIGPSGPFLAMMSPSKRHQGTIRRIRNQLNEQLPATHPGYVCENGPEIEHPAIGRMRRPDAVVIPEDVLDEEGLAVDATQVLAVIEIVSPSNPDNVYGEKLAEYPSMGIAHYMIVDPRTGTIEVHSEPCKDRYQHKDPYIFGDTVPFGPWSVETDAFRRYGKAGNAQS is encoded by the coding sequence ATGGACTACGCGACGATGCGCGCGATCGCCGAGGAGCTCACGGCGTACGCCGAGCACCTTGAGGGATCTTGGGAGGTCGAGATCGGCCCCTCCGGGCCGTTCCTCGCGATGATGAGCCCCTCGAAGCGCCACCAGGGCACGATCCGCCGCATCCGCAACCAGCTCAACGAGCAGCTCCCCGCCACCCACCCCGGCTACGTCTGCGAGAACGGTCCTGAGATCGAGCACCCGGCGATCGGCCGCATGCGGCGCCCGGACGCGGTCGTGATCCCCGAGGACGTGCTCGACGAAGAAGGCCTCGCCGTCGACGCGACCCAGGTGCTGGCGGTCATCGAGATCGTCTCCCCGTCCAACCCGGACAACGTCTACGGCGAGAAGCTCGCCGAGTACCCATCCATGGGCATCGCCCACTACATGATCGTCGACCCTCGCACGGGCACCATCGAGGTGCACTCCGAGCCCTGCAAGGACCGCTACCAGCACAAAGACCCGTACATCTTCGGTGATACCGTGCCGTTCGGCCCATGGTCGGTGGAGACCGACGCCTTCCGCCGCTACGGAAAAGCGGGGAACGCCCAGTCCTAG
- a CDS encoding class I SAM-dependent methyltransferase, translating into MADRSFSDVSLAALYDALNPWRPSDDFYLDLVMSARSVLDVGCGTGRLLGRAREAGHEGRLCGLDPAAAMLVQARRRAAVEWVLGDLASARWEREFDLVVMTGHAFQVLVCDEELRSSLAAVREALTDDGRFVFETRNPAARAWESWTPERVREVSDAHGAVVRVRHEVDTPVLGDRVTFTETFEHPDWERPRVSRSTLRFLGADALSGFLGEAGLAVHEQFGDWGRGPLSPTAPEIITVARPSG; encoded by the coding sequence ATGGCTGATCGTTCGTTCAGTGACGTCTCGCTCGCCGCCCTGTACGACGCCCTGAATCCGTGGCGGCCGAGTGACGACTTCTATCTGGACCTGGTGATGTCCGCGCGGTCGGTGCTCGACGTCGGGTGCGGGACGGGGCGGCTGTTGGGGCGGGCCCGGGAGGCCGGGCACGAGGGGCGGCTCTGTGGGCTGGATCCCGCCGCGGCCATGCTGGTGCAGGCGCGGCGCCGGGCCGCCGTCGAGTGGGTGCTCGGGGATCTCGCCTCCGCGCGCTGGGAGCGGGAGTTCGACCTCGTCGTGATGACCGGGCACGCCTTTCAAGTACTCGTCTGCGACGAGGAGTTGCGTTCCTCGCTGGCCGCGGTCCGCGAAGCCCTCACCGACGACGGGCGGTTCGTCTTCGAGACGCGCAACCCCGCCGCCCGCGCCTGGGAGTCCTGGACCCCGGAGCGCGTGCGCGAGGTGAGCGACGCCCACGGCGCTGTCGTACGGGTCCGGCACGAGGTCGACACACCCGTGCTCGGCGATCGCGTGACGTTCACGGAGACGTTCGAGCACCCGGACTGGGAGCGGCCGCGGGTCAGTCGCAGCACGCTGCGCTTCCTCGGGGCGGACGCGCTGTCCGGGTTTCTCGGCGAGGCGGGGCTCGCCGTCCACGAGCAGTTCGGCGACTGGGGGCGGGGGCCGCTCTCCCCCACCGCCCCCGAGATCATCACCGTCGCCCGCCCCAGCGGCTAG
- a CDS encoding DinB family protein: MTRTDTPPAWDERTQLTTFLDYARATAHAKCEGVSAEDAVKAPLPGSPLMTLCGLISHLRWVEYSWFQVVFLGEEDKGPWTDEDPDREMRIAVDIPLTQLLDDYEEQAARYRQLVADHDLDTKAQRPIRDGRHVDLRWILLHLVEETARHNGHIDILRELADGRTGD; the protein is encoded by the coding sequence ATGACTCGAACCGACACGCCTCCCGCCTGGGACGAGCGCACACAGCTGACCACCTTCCTCGACTACGCCCGCGCCACCGCCCACGCCAAGTGCGAGGGCGTCTCCGCGGAGGACGCCGTCAAGGCACCGCTGCCCGGGTCCCCGCTGATGACGCTGTGCGGACTGATCAGCCACCTGCGCTGGGTCGAGTACTCCTGGTTCCAGGTGGTCTTCCTCGGCGAGGAGGACAAGGGGCCCTGGACGGACGAGGACCCCGACCGCGAGATGCGCATCGCCGTCGACATCCCGCTGACCCAACTCCTCGACGACTACGAGGAACAGGCCGCCCGCTACCGCCAGTTGGTCGCCGACCACGACCTGGACACCAAGGCGCAGCGCCCCATCCGCGACGGCCGCCACGTCGACCTCCGCTGGATCCTCCTCCACCTCGTCGAGGAGACGGCCCGCCACAACGGCCACATCGACATCCTGCGCGAACTGGCCGACGGCCGGACGGGGGACTAG
- a CDS encoding VOC family protein, giving the protein MAEQGPLNPTIRTITFDCTGDPYDLGLFWSELLGRPLADDDKPGDPEAVIVDPAGGPTLLFVHVPEDKTAKNRSHLDLRPQGRTRAAEVERALALGARRIADHTRPDGGGWVVLADPEGNEFCVERGELG; this is encoded by the coding sequence ATGGCAGAGCAAGGGCCGCTGAACCCCACCATCCGCACGATCACCTTCGACTGCACCGGCGATCCCTACGATCTCGGCCTCTTCTGGAGCGAGTTGCTCGGCCGCCCGCTGGCCGACGACGACAAGCCCGGCGACCCGGAGGCGGTGATCGTGGACCCCGCCGGCGGCCCGACCCTCCTGTTCGTACACGTCCCCGAGGACAAGACGGCGAAGAACCGCAGCCACCTCGACCTGCGACCGCAGGGCCGCACACGGGCGGCGGAGGTCGAGCGGGCACTCGCCCTCGGCGCCCGCCGCATCGCGGACCACACCCGCCCGGACGGCGGCGGCTGGGTCGTCCTGGCCGACCCGGAGGGCAACGAATTCTGCGTGGAGCGCGGGGAGCTGGGCTGA
- a CDS encoding ABC transporter permease: protein MLRFILRRTFGAMLILLLISAFTFFMYYAIPQDPATLACGKNCTPDALAIIHRNLGLDDPIPVQYWKFLSGIFVGRDFAVGHCPAPCFGVSFRDQQMVWDTIMDRFPLTLSLTIGGLIVFLIVGLGTGMIAARYRGTWLDKVFSSISLVLSSFQIYFLGPIVLGIFVYSTGWLDKPKYVPFTENPAQWFMGLLIPWVVMSVIFTANYTRMARSTMIEQLQEEHVRAARAKGMTGRYVFFRYAWRGSLIPILTILGMDLSALLGGAVVTEFTFGLAGIGRLAVESVVGKDLPKLMGVMLFSAAFILLLNVIVDALYAVIDPRVRLS, encoded by the coding sequence ATGCTTCGATTCATCCTTCGCCGGACGTTCGGCGCGATGCTCATCCTCCTGCTGATCAGCGCCTTCACGTTCTTCATGTACTACGCGATCCCCCAGGACCCGGCCACACTCGCGTGCGGCAAGAACTGCACCCCGGACGCGCTGGCGATCATCCACAGGAACCTGGGGCTCGACGATCCGATCCCCGTGCAGTACTGGAAGTTCCTCTCCGGCATTTTCGTCGGGCGGGACTTCGCCGTGGGCCACTGCCCGGCCCCCTGCTTCGGCGTCTCCTTCCGTGACCAGCAGATGGTCTGGGACACGATCATGGACCGCTTCCCGCTGACGCTGTCCCTCACGATCGGCGGCCTGATCGTCTTCCTCATCGTCGGCCTCGGCACCGGCATGATCGCCGCCCGCTACCGGGGAACCTGGCTCGACAAGGTCTTCAGCTCCATCTCGCTGGTGCTGAGCTCGTTCCAGATCTACTTCCTCGGCCCGATCGTCCTCGGCATCTTCGTCTACAGCACCGGCTGGCTGGACAAGCCCAAGTACGTGCCGTTCACGGAGAATCCGGCGCAGTGGTTCATGGGCCTGCTGATCCCCTGGGTCGTCATGTCCGTGATCTTCACCGCCAACTACACCCGTATGGCGCGCTCGACGATGATCGAGCAGCTCCAGGAAGAACATGTGCGCGCGGCCCGGGCGAAGGGCATGACCGGCAGATACGTCTTCTTCCGCTACGCCTGGCGCGGCTCGCTCATCCCGATCCTCACCATCCTCGGCATGGACCTCTCCGCGCTGCTCGGCGGCGCCGTCGTCACCGAGTTCACCTTCGGACTCGCGGGCATCGGCCGGCTCGCCGTGGAGTCCGTCGTCGGCAAGGACCTGCCGAAACTCATGGGCGTGATGCTCTTCAGCGCCGCGTTCATCCTCCTGCTCAACGTCATCGTGGATGCGTTGTACGCCGTGATCGACCCGCGTGTGCGGCTGTCCTAG
- a CDS encoding ABC transporter ATP-binding protein has protein sequence MTTLTKPEDAAAPAGSDAFLSVRDLHVRFSTEDGEVKAVDGLSFDLERGTTLGIVGESGSGKSVTNLTILGLHNPLATTIEGEILLDGKELITATEAELEKLRGNKMAMIFQDALTALSPYHTVGRQIGEPFRKHTGASKKEARERAIEMLEKVGIPHAQRRVDDYPHQFSGGMRQRAMIAMSLVCNPDLLIADEPTTALDVTVQAQILDLLKDLQQEFGSAIIMITHDLGVVANMADNLLVMYAGRAVERGTVREVLKSPQHPYTWGLLASMPRLSADVDEPLTPIPGAPPSLLNPPSGCPFHPRCAFRSEVEGSDRCVDIRPELPEGRGAACHLTLDQKSRIFTETIRPRLG, from the coding sequence GTGACCACACTCACCAAGCCCGAGGACGCCGCGGCGCCCGCCGGATCCGATGCGTTCCTGTCGGTCCGCGACCTGCATGTGCGCTTCTCCACGGAGGACGGCGAGGTCAAGGCGGTCGACGGTCTCTCCTTCGACCTGGAGCGCGGTACGACGCTGGGCATCGTCGGCGAGTCCGGGTCCGGGAAGTCCGTCACCAACCTGACCATCCTGGGCCTGCACAACCCACTGGCCACCACGATCGAGGGCGAGATCCTCCTCGACGGCAAGGAACTGATCACCGCCACCGAGGCGGAGCTGGAGAAGCTCCGGGGCAACAAGATGGCGATGATCTTCCAGGACGCGCTGACCGCGCTGTCGCCGTACCACACCGTGGGGCGGCAGATCGGCGAGCCGTTCCGCAAGCACACCGGGGCCTCCAAGAAGGAGGCGCGCGAGCGGGCCATCGAGATGCTGGAGAAGGTCGGCATCCCGCACGCCCAGCGGCGCGTCGACGACTATCCGCACCAGTTCTCCGGCGGTATGCGCCAGCGCGCGATGATCGCCATGTCCCTGGTCTGCAACCCGGACCTGTTGATCGCCGACGAGCCGACGACGGCCCTCGACGTGACGGTCCAGGCGCAGATCCTGGACCTGCTGAAGGACCTCCAGCAGGAGTTCGGCTCCGCGATCATCATGATCACCCATGACCTCGGGGTGGTCGCGAACATGGCGGACAACCTGCTCGTGATGTATGCGGGCCGGGCGGTGGAGCGCGGCACGGTCCGCGAGGTGCTCAAATCCCCGCAACATCCGTACACCTGGGGCCTGCTGGCGTCCATGCCACGTCTTTCGGCGGACGTGGACGAGCCGCTGACCCCCATTCCGGGCGCGCCCCCGTCGCTGCTGAACCCCCCCTCGGGGTGCCCGTTCCATCCGCGGTGCGCCTTCCGCAGCGAGGTCGAGGGCTCCGACCGGTGTGTGGACATCCGGCCCGAGCTGCCGGAGGGTCGGGGAGCGGCCTGCCATCTGACGTTGGATCAAAAGAGCCGCATCTTCACCGAGACGATTCGGCCCAGGCTGGGCTGA
- a CDS encoding amidohydrolase family protein — translation MAFHLRGTVLPDGVVRDLWTLGDRITFQRPSAPADTIADGGFLLPGLVDVHTHPGSAAEDDPRFDPDVFAEQIAVHRDAGITALRFPGLLGEVPDGLRDAPGSPRMVTAGRWLAWAGLSKSAGFHTVTDDLVAAAVAEAKAHDGWCKLMGDWDFEAAPVPFELLRAVVDGVHAAGGRVAVHCQSAEGVLGAARAGADSIEHGMGMPEQCIELMAAHGTSYVPTLTAFAHSALRIKDNPRGRLWHEGHRTMIRRVREAYDAGVTVLAGTDSAPFGNVATEVEHLVAAGLPPETAVGAASWTARAFLGLTGLTEGALADITVYDTDPRLDPGALRLPRRIMLRGRVVR, via the coding sequence ATGGCCTTCCACCTGCGCGGGACCGTCCTGCCCGACGGCGTCGTACGCGACCTCTGGACGCTCGGCGACCGGATCACCTTCCAGCGCCCCTCGGCCCCGGCCGACACCATCGCCGACGGCGGGTTCCTGCTGCCGGGCCTTGTCGACGTGCACACGCACCCGGGCTCCGCCGCCGAGGACGACCCGCGCTTCGATCCGGACGTCTTCGCCGAGCAGATCGCCGTTCACCGGGACGCCGGGATCACGGCCCTGCGCTTCCCGGGGCTGCTCGGCGAGGTGCCCGACGGGCTGCGCGACGCGCCCGGATCCCCACGCATGGTCACGGCGGGCCGCTGGCTGGCCTGGGCGGGGCTGTCGAAGAGCGCCGGGTTCCACACGGTGACCGACGACCTGGTCGCCGCGGCGGTGGCGGAGGCGAAGGCCCACGACGGCTGGTGCAAGCTCATGGGTGACTGGGACTTCGAGGCGGCGCCGGTGCCCTTCGAGCTGCTGCGCGCGGTCGTCGACGGCGTGCACGCGGCCGGCGGGCGGGTCGCCGTGCACTGCCAGTCCGCGGAGGGCGTGCTGGGCGCGGCCCGCGCGGGCGCCGACTCCATCGAGCACGGCATGGGAATGCCGGAGCAGTGCATCGAGCTCATGGCCGCGCACGGGACGTCGTACGTCCCCACCCTCACCGCCTTCGCGCACAGCGCACTCCGCATCAAGGACAACCCCCGGGGCCGCCTGTGGCACGAGGGGCACCGCACGATGATCCGACGCGTCCGAGAGGCGTACGACGCCGGTGTCACCGTCCTCGCCGGTACGGACTCCGCGCCCTTCGGCAACGTCGCGACCGAGGTCGAGCACCTCGTCGCCGCCGGCCTCCCTCCCGAGACGGCGGTCGGCGCCGCCAGCTGGACCGCCCGCGCGTTCCTCGGCCTCACCGGTCTGACCGAGGGCGCCCTCGCCGACATCACTGTCTACGACACGGACCCCCGCCTCGACCCGGGCGCCCTCCGCCTTCCGCGCCGCATCATGCTGCGCGGCCGGGTCGTGCGCTGA
- a CDS encoding ABC transporter ATP-binding protein, with the protein MSNTNPLLDVTGLTKHFPVMGGFPFKRKIGAVQAVDGLDFQVAEGESLGLVGESGCGKSTTGRLITRLLEPTGGKISYRGQDITHAGRKQLAPVRSEIQMIFQDPYASLNPRQTVGKIISGPMEINGINPPGGQEKRVRELLETVGLNPEHYNRFPHEFSGGQRQRIGVARALALEPKLIVADEPVSALDVSIQAQVVNLLQDLQRDLGIAFVFIAHDLAIVRHFSERVAVMYLGKIVEIANREDLYDNPRHPYTRALLSAVPEATADDVPARERILLTGDVPSPLNPPSGCRFRTRCWKATEKCATEAPPLVQVEGNREGHLTACHYPETTADLALPAARKSL; encoded by the coding sequence ATGAGCAACACGAACCCCCTCCTGGACGTCACCGGACTGACCAAGCACTTCCCGGTGATGGGAGGCTTCCCCTTCAAGCGGAAGATCGGCGCGGTCCAGGCCGTGGACGGACTCGACTTCCAGGTCGCCGAGGGCGAGAGCCTGGGCCTGGTCGGCGAGTCGGGCTGCGGCAAGTCGACGACCGGCCGGCTGATCACGCGCCTCCTGGAGCCCACCGGCGGCAAGATCAGCTACCGCGGTCAGGACATCACGCACGCGGGCCGCAAGCAGCTGGCGCCGGTCCGCTCCGAGATCCAGATGATCTTCCAGGACCCGTACGCGTCGCTGAACCCGCGCCAGACGGTCGGCAAGATCATCTCGGGCCCTATGGAGATCAACGGGATCAACCCGCCCGGCGGCCAGGAGAAGCGCGTACGCGAACTCCTGGAGACGGTCGGCCTCAACCCCGAGCACTACAACCGCTTCCCGCACGAGTTCTCCGGCGGTCAGCGCCAGCGCATCGGCGTGGCCCGCGCGCTGGCCCTCGAGCCCAAGCTGATCGTCGCGGACGAGCCGGTCTCCGCCCTCGACGTCTCCATCCAGGCGCAGGTGGTCAACCTGCTCCAGGACCTCCAGCGGGACCTGGGCATCGCGTTCGTCTTCATCGCCCACGACCTCGCGATCGTGCGCCACTTCTCGGAGCGCGTCGCGGTGATGTACCTCGGCAAGATCGTGGAGATCGCCAACCGCGAGGACCTGTACGACAACCCGCGCCACCCTTACACGCGCGCGCTGCTGTCCGCCGTTCCCGAGGCCACCGCGGACGACGTGCCGGCCCGCGAGCGCATCCTCCTCACCGGTGACGTGCCCTCCCCGCTCAACCCGCCGTCGGGCTGCCGCTTCCGCACCCGCTGCTGGAAGGCGACGGAGAAGTGCGCTACGGAGGCCCCGCCGCTGGTCCAGGTCGAGGGCAACCGCGAAGGCCACCTGACGGCGTGCCACTACCCGGAGACTACGGCGGACCTGGCCCTGCCGGCGGCCCGCAAGTCTCTGTAA